DNA sequence from the Poecile atricapillus isolate bPoeAtr1 chromosome 4, bPoeAtr1.hap1, whole genome shotgun sequence genome:
tctagcctgggggctgtgccctcTGCTCAATCCCTGTCACCACTGTGGCAAGGGGTCAcaggcagagggagcagcagtgctTCCATGGTCTCCAAGCCCCCAGCCCAGCGGGCTCTCTGCTCACCTGTCCCCGTCCCCATAGCACCACTGTCCTGTCCCCGCCGTgccgtccctgtccccacatctctgtccctgctgcagatgCAGGGGATGAGGGCTGGTGCCGGAAGCACGGGGTGTGCGCCGAGGCTCTGCGCCTGGCGGGCACCGTGCGCGCGGAGCTGCTCGAGGTCATGCGCCGCATCGAGCTCCCGGTCTCGCCACCCGCCTTCGGCTCCGACGCCAACGCCCTCAACATCCAGCGGGCCCTCATCTCCGGGTACTTCCTCAAGGTGGGCCCAGGGGGCTGCGGGGAGTTGTGGGGGAGCTGTGGGGGTGCAGCAACCACCTCATTCCCTCCCGGTCCCTCCCAGGTCGCCCGAGACATCGACGGCTCCGGCAACTACGTGATGCTGACGCACAAGCACGTGGCGCACCTGGCCCCCGCCTGCGGGTACCTGCTGCGGCCACCCCCGCGCCGCCTGCCCCCCTGGGTGCTCTACCACGAGTTCACCATCTCTCAGGACAACTGCCTGCGCGTGGTCTCAGAGATCCAGCCCCAAATGTGAGGGGACGGGGAGGGACAGCTCCTTACAGGGGGTTCCTGTAGCTGGCTGACCCCACCCTGTCCTCACAGGCTGGTGGAGTTGGCCCCGCAGTACTACCTGAGCAACCTGCCGCCCAGCGAGGGCCGGGACCTGCTGATGGAGCTGCGGGAGAAGGTGGTGGCAGCGGAGGACGCGCCGGCAGAGCCGGAGCTGGCAGAGGCGGCCGGACACGAGAATGAGCAGGGGGACGTCTGCGTCCTGCAGTGAAGCGGAGCAGCGGAGCCCCGCGGTGGGGCTGCCTGCGCTTGGCCATGACCCCGGGGACAGGGGAGCCCCGGGGAGGCCCCAGGGGGGCCGTGCGGCTGCAGGGGCTGTCCCAGGTCCCAGGGAGGCGCGGGCACTGCCTGGCACTGCCTCGGTGCTGCGCCGCGGTTCAGTCGTGGGCCAGCGGCCGTGGGACCGCCCCGGCACCTCAGAGCGTGGATTGGGGAGCGCTGGCCCCGGCCGGGGGAGTCATGTGGGCCCTCCCCACTGGGCTCCTTCACCCCGTCTTTCCCGGGGGTGCTGCGGGGCCGGAGGCATCGCCTGTCCCGCTCCCCCTGCGCCCGGGGCCGAGGGGCCACGCACGGGTCCCTCCTCTATAAAGTTTTGTGACCTTTGCTCCTGGTTTGGTGTCCATGACTGCAGCGAGGGCTCCAGCCAGGGTGGGGTCTCTCCTGCAGAGGGTGGGCTGGCCGGGGTGGGCTCTGTACCTgctcctcccctctcccagggATGGTTTCCGTCTGTGAGGCCTCGCTCCCCTCCCACCCTTGTTTCGGGTGCCAGGCTGGGGTCTCAGCCATGCTGAGGCACTGAGGGCATCCCTGGCCTTTGCATCAGGATTTCCCCTCAGTGGTTGTGGTTCTTCTCCAGAAGCCAAGGGGAAGCTGCGGTTGGCGAGGTGGGGGCGAGCTGTCCCCTGAACCTGCTGCCAGCGCCTGCTTCCCCCAGACCGGGCAGGGCACGGGTGCACCCCCGGGCAAAGCaccccatccctccctctcccATCAGGGTCCCCTACACTGCTACAGCcaagagctgagctgctgcacgagggcctgggggtcctggctccccctccccaccccacagcccaCACACAGGGGCTTGGCTGTGCTCAGGGAGGGGCCCAGAGGTTCCACTGCCCCGTGCTGGCCACAGTGCCTCAAAAGGTGAGAGCtgggctcccccagcctcccacagcccccactTCCCCTTTGCTTTCTAGGAACTGCAGAAAGTACGTGAAAGGGTACAGTGCTCCCGTCCCCGGGGTGGGGTCTGCTGCGTGCTCTCGACatgggctggcagcagtgggGTGGCAAAGGGGCAGCTGGTGACCGGGGTGATCTCTGTCCCTACATCTCTGCACAGGATCCCATGGGAcacagaggggaggagagggtgAGATAACCTGTGCCGGCCTGGGGGCATCACCCTGAGCCTCTGTGGGAACCTGTCCCTCTCCTTGGGGACCCACGGCAGCACATCCAGAGGggcccagccctgagctgccccTCTCCAGACCCCCGGCACAGGTGCTGATAGACCTCACTGGTCCCCCTGCCCCGCAGCAGGGCACTGTGCAGACCCTCAGGTGGGGCAGGACCcctctgggagagctgggaccACCCAGAACCCCCCACACCATCCCAGGTGCCCGGCTCTGCCCCTCCCACCAGGGTGTCCGGTGCCCCCAGCCCGGGAAGTACCAGCGGTGAgtcccagggctgggtgggTGGGGAGTGGGGGGCCCAGCGTGGGTCCCATTCTCCAGTTCTGAGAATTGTgatgctgctgtggctgcacctTGGGGCAGCCCCACAGAGTCCAGCCCAGTATAAaactgcagcccccagccctgctgagcccaCCAGAGACACACGCAGAGGTAGGCACAGAGCGGGAGGGTTGGGAGGGTCTCGGGGGGGatcctgctcccagggctgggggctctgccctggctggcCCCCTCTCCTGGGTTAtgtccagctggagctgcccttcCCCTCCCGCTCCCTTTGCagatgctggtgctggtgggaCTGGTGCTGTTCCTTGTGCCTGCAGAGCCCCTGACTGCCTTCCCCCCGAAGTGTGAGTGCTGCTCCCGGGGCACAGGGGAGGCCTTGGAGGGGGGACAGGGGCGGCTGCAGGGACTGCAGAGGGAGTGGGGGGCATCCCAAACCCACATCCCTGTGATAGGGGTTaggacagctctgctgggattaGAGGATGGGCATGAGGGCGATGTGGGGTGGGTATGGGGTGAGGGAGCAAGGGGACAGATGCAgagtgcaggagcagggtgaggacCGTGGGACAGGGTGGTTGTGAGGCCAAGGGGCACCCAGCCCCATGGTGGTTTGGGGGACAATCTGCCCCCCACCACTGCCCATCTCTGAccacaggctctgcctctcACCTCCAGTCCAGGTGGGGAAACTCAACCAGGACGTGGTGGTGCGATGTGACACTTCAGAGCAGCACATCTACTGGACACTGAACGGCGAGGAGGAGCCCATGGCCGAACTGGTGCCCGAGGGCCAGAACCTCACCATCCTCGGCTTGGACCTGCCAGCCACTGGCAACtacagctgctgggctggcccCGTCCTGCTGGACACCACCTACGTGGTGGTCAGCGGCACCCGTACGAGGGGCACGGCTGGGGCAGCCGGGGGTGATGGGGTGCAGGGGGTGCAGAGCTGAGGACCAGGAGATTCTCGTGCCCAGcctgtggggctgtggtgtTGTGGGAGTGCCATGCACGGAGGGGGCACCACTCCTGGCCTCATGCAGCCCCTGACCAGCCACCCCTCGGCCCTCTCAGGTGAGGAGAAGATCAATGTGTCCTGCCAGGCTGAGTCCTACGATGGCTCCTTCCACTGCTCCTGGCCTGGGCCTCCCTCTGCCATCTTCCGTGCCCGCCTCACACGCAGGTGGGTGCCccgagaccccccaaatccacacCAGCACCACGGACCCTGAGACGTGCTCATGCCTCCCTCCCCACAGCGATGGCTCCGTGGGGCCATGGGTACCGGTGGCCAGTGACCATGGCCAGTTCAACACCAGCCTGGCTGACCCCTGGTTCTGCCCCTTTGGGGAGGAGCTGCACCCGCTCCAGGTGCACCTGGAGGGGCTTTCAGACACCTCCTACCTCAACCTCTCCAGGCACTTCTTCCTCCGCGACATTGGTGAGCTCAGGACAGGAGAagtggggtgggagggggtgTCCAAGAGGTACTGGAGGCTCTCTGGGGGGTCTCAGCCGCTGTTCTGAGCCCCCTCTGTCCACAGTGCGTCCTGATCCACCCCAGGAGCTGAGCCTGCAGCAGCGGGGGCAGCAGCTCCACCTGGCCTGGGCCCCCCCGGCCTCCTGGCCGCTCCCCAAGTCCTACTTTGCTCTGCTCTACCATCTACAGTATGAGCTCCACAACGGCACCCAGGTAACGGGGAAGGGTCTCTGCCCGGGGGGACCCTGCACAGGtctgtgcccaccctgccctgtgcccaccTTGCCCCATCTGGGCATCCACAGCCCCTCCTcactctgctgcttcccttttTGGGGTGATGAATTGTCACCCCTGCTCCCCCCGGTGCTGCAGGGGTCAGGGGGTGCTGGTGCCCCCCTCCCCGAGGGGCTCCCTGTACCGTGCCCTGCCCCCTTTGCAGGTTGAGCAGTTCGTGGAGGGTGTGGAGGAGACTCCGGTGCAGGAGGGGGCACTGCGGGTGCGAATCAGCTGCCGGGATCCCTACACCCCCCCGGCCTGGAGCCCCTGGAGCACCTGGATGGGCCTCGATGTGCCCCATTAACAGAGGTTTTGAGGGTGCTGTCCCCAAGAACGGGCACCTCCTTTCTGCAGAACCCCCAGCCCTTTACAGCTCAGAAAAGGATTTTTGCCCTTATTAAAACTCTGGGATTGGTTTTGCCACCACAAACCCTGGTCTGTGTGGGAAGGGaggtgctgggaccccagagcttCCCAAGGGCACAAGACTCAGCCCTGGGGTCCATCTGCATGGCTGGGAGAGGCTCCACCcatgctccagcccagctcggGGGGACAGGTGGGATAGAGGGTCCCCACAGCCCTGTCCAGCTACACATGGACTCCCTGAACTCCCCCAATCCTCAAAAacccctcccagctctgcctcctttCTGGGGACTGCAGTGGGACAACGACCCCACACACAGATCAAGTCCTGGGGGCAACACCCCGTCCCCACATCCCGGGGAGCAGGATCCCATCCTGACCCCCAAAGTGCCGGTGACAGTGCGGGGGTCAGGGACCACCCATCACCCCCAAAGCTGTGGCCCCATAatgtgtcccctcagtgtccctgtgcagTGCCCAGCTCAGGGGTGAGGGTGCACCGGGCAGGAAGGAACCCACACTCCTCCATGAGCCGTTCCCCACAGAGCCCCCCGCACCCCACCACGGACCCCTGGAGCGCAGCCGGGGGTGCCGCCCACCCCCCTCCAGACGGGCTCCGGGTGATGCCACGGGGCTTTATTGAGGTGCTTCCGCACGGGTCTGGGCCGGGACCCCCACCCCGGAGAGGCTGGTGAGTGTGTGTCCCCACGGGCGCTGccctcccgggggtcccggggcagGCGGGCACGCACAAGTCCGGGGGACCCGTGGAACAGGGGGGATAGAAGGACCGGGGCTCCGTGAGTCCACAGAGGTCCAGAGGGTCCCAGGGAACCGTGTCGGGGGTCTGGGGTCCGGCGGAGGAACCGGGGTCCGGTGGTGGGGCTGAGGATCCGGTCCTGGGACCGGAGGTCCAGTGGTACCGGCAGGGCCGGGCTCCGGTGGTGGGACCGGGGCTCCAGGGGTCCGGTCACGGCGGGGCCAGGCCGCCCAGGCGCAGCTCCTCGCTCTCCAGCATCTCCCTGGAAAAAATGGGCCGGGCTAAGCCCCTCGCCCTCCGtgccccccgcgcccccctcGCGTACCGGTACGCGGCGATCTCCGCCTCCAGCGCCATCCgcagcctcagcagtgccgGGTACTCCCGCAGGCACCGGGCCATCTCCGCCTCCGCCGCCCCGATCTCCCGCTCCAGCTCCGCCACCCGCTCCTGAGCCGGGCCGTCagcagcgccggggccgcggggcgacccccgggacccccgcacACAGCGACCTCTGGCCCCACATCCTCCCCACAGGGACCCCGACCCGGAcccctttccccctcccagacccacggcccggcccccgaTCCGGACGGACCCCCAGTCCCGCTCCGAACCCCACCTACACGGACTCCCGGCACCcctggcccggcccccgccTTCACGGATCCCTGGAACTCCGCACCGCCCCCCTCCCCTCACGGATCCCCGGGCAGACCCCCTCCCTACACGGACCCCGAGGCCCCCACCCCACATGGACCCACGGGATCCCCAACCCCGCACCGACACCCACCCACAGGGACAGCCCGACCCACACAAACCCCACTTCTCCTTCCCACCTGAactcccccatcccatcccgccGCCGCTCCTGCTGCCTCCCGGGGCCCCCAGCCCCATCGGGACCCCTGACCCCcgcccctccccatccccatcccccccttctccccatccctccgggcatccagctccagcaccgcccccccaccccaaacatCCACCCCCACCTCCTCACATCCCAGCCCCCACCCCCGctccctccaaaccccccaggcgccccccagccccctccccatcccgCACCTGGTACTTGGCCAGCTCCCCGCTCCGCCGGTCCCGCAGCCCCTCCAGCTGCCGGTGTAACGCGCCCACCGCCCCCCGCAACGCCTCCACCTCGGCGGCTCGGGCTCGCAGCAGCCTCCGGTAACCGGCGGCCTCAGCACGGGCACGAAGCACCGCCTCGCCGCCGCCCCACCGGCACCGGGGCCGGCCCTCGGCCGCACTCATCCCGGTGGTAATGCGGTTCCACCCCTCCGCGTCACGGAACCGCAGCCAATCCCGCCGGTACCGGGTGTCTGACTCCTCCCGGTAGCAATAGAGAGGGGGAGCCGGCAGAAGCCTGTCCCCCAAAAGTGGGGTGAGGGGCTGCGGTATCGCGGATAGCGGCGGGGTGGGGGGCAAGGTCGAGTTCAGGGTCAAGGTCACCGCTGTTGCCCCCCCACATCCCCTTCATTCCCTCCATCATCAtcagcagcaggggctggagtCGGGCTGGATGGTCCCGGCGGGGGGAACCCCCACTTA
Encoded proteins:
- the LOC131579033 gene encoding interleukin-12 subunit beta-like: MLVLVGLVLFLVPAEPLTAFPPKFQVGKLNQDVVVRCDTSEQHIYWTLNGEEEPMAELVPEGQNLTILGLDLPATGNYSCWAGPVLLDTTYVVVSGTREEKINVSCQAESYDGSFHCSWPGPPSAIFRARLTRSDGSVGPWVPVASDHGQFNTSLADPWFCPFGEELHPLQVHLEGLSDTSYLNLSRHFFLRDIVRPDPPQELSLQQRGQQLHLAWAPPASWPLPKSYFALLYHLQYELHNGTQVEQFVEGVEETPVQEGALRVRISCRDPYTPPAWSPWSTWMGLDVPH
- the LOC131579316 gene encoding alpha-internexin-like — translated: MSAAEGRPRCRWGGGEAVLRARAEAAGYRRLLRARAAEVEALRGAVGALHRQLEGLRDRRSGELAKYQERVAELEREIGAAEAEMARCLREYPALLRLRMALEAEIAAYREMLESEELRLGGLAPP